One Vigna unguiculata cultivar IT97K-499-35 chromosome 11, ASM411807v1, whole genome shotgun sequence DNA window includes the following coding sequences:
- the LOC114170218 gene encoding glycine-rich RNA-binding, abscisic acid-inducible protein-like, with protein sequence MVVVVVLVVAKVVVVVVAKVVAKVVVGVVLEVLVLAVVMFGGCDGDGGVGGGRGRAGHGGCGRGSGGGGRGGGGGRDCGRGGSGGGGDYLSLEGRAEGGTMRKDT encoded by the exons atggtggtggtggtggtactGGTGGTAGctaaggtggtggtggtggtggttgccAAGGTGGTTGCCAAGGTGGTTGTCGGGGTGGTACTCGAGGTGCTGGTGTTGGCCGTTGTTATGTT TGGTGGTTGTGATGGGgatggtggtgttggtggtggcCGTGGTCGTGCTGGTCATGGTGGTTGTGgtcgtggtagtggtggtggtggccgtggtggtggtggtggtcgtgatTGTGGacgtggtggtagtggtggtggtg GTGATTACCTTTCTCTTGAAGGTAGAGCTGAAGGAGGAACTATGAGGAAAGACACTTGA
- the LOC114170219 gene encoding glycine-rich protein DOT1-like, giving the protein MVVVVVFAKVVVAVVLVEVIVMLLVGVVLVPVVVVVVVVVVVLRGGGGGCGGGCSVGHGGCGSGGFAVGRGVGGCRSDGCHGGGWFRGGGADVGRGSDGRGRGSSGCGSRGGDDGGGCHGGCGDGASGARSGRYYGSRAVVLLAVVVVVVTYGGGCGGGDAGGNGYDGGGSGGCGGSDGGS; this is encoded by the exons atggtggtggtggttgtgttTGCCAAGGTGGTTGTGGCGGTGGTGCTGGTGGAGGTCATTGTTATGTTGCTTGTGGGCGTGGTGTTGGTGCccgtggtagtggtggtggtggtggtggtggttgtgctACG tggtggtggtggtggttgtggtggtggttgttcTGTTGGTCatggtggttgtggtagtggtggttTTGCTGTTGGTCGTGGTGTTGGAGGTTGCCGTAGTGATGGTTGtcatggtggtggt TGGTTTCGTGGTGGCGGTGCTGACGTTGGTCGTGGTAGCgatggtcgtggtcgtggtaGTAGTGGTTGTGGTAGTCGTGGTGGTGATGATGGGGGGGGTTGCCATGGTGGTTGTGGCGATGGTGCTAGTGGTGCTAGAAGTGGTCGTTATTATGGTTCTAGGGCCGTGGTGCTTCTGGctgtggtagtggtggtggttaCCTacggtggtggttgtggtggtggtgatgctGGTGGTAATGGTTAtgatggtggtggtagtggtggctGTGGTGGTAGTGATGGTGGTAGTTGA